One Mycolicibacterium parafortuitum DNA segment encodes these proteins:
- a CDS encoding histidine phosphatase family protein, whose amino-acid sequence MQLLLVRHALPLRSEPGQGSDPSLSPEGVEQAKRLPDALSRFPITRLVSSPQVRAIETGQPVADKLGLTIEVDERLAEYDRDLPHYIPIEQIAKENPQELQRLIDGHLPSSVDEDVFKERIWAGITDIVESADRDDTVAVFSHGGVINVLLHQILGTERLLSFQVDYASVTRLLGSSRTGRLGVAGVNGTEHVWDLLPRNHRW is encoded by the coding sequence GTGCAATTGCTTCTGGTCCGACATGCGCTGCCGCTGCGGAGCGAGCCCGGACAGGGTTCGGATCCCAGCTTGTCCCCCGAGGGTGTCGAGCAGGCGAAACGGCTGCCCGACGCGTTGTCCCGCTTCCCGATCACCCGGCTGGTGAGCAGCCCGCAGGTGCGGGCGATCGAGACCGGCCAACCCGTCGCCGACAAGCTCGGGCTGACCATCGAGGTCGACGAGCGGCTCGCCGAGTACGACCGCGACCTGCCGCACTACATCCCGATCGAGCAGATCGCGAAGGAGAACCCGCAGGAGCTGCAGCGCCTCATCGACGGGCATCTGCCGAGCAGTGTCGACGAGGACGTGTTCAAGGAACGGATCTGGGCGGGCATCACCGACATCGTCGAGTCCGCGGACCGCGACGACACCGTGGCCGTGTTCAGCCACGGCGGTGTGATCAACGTCCTGCTGCATCAGATTCTCGGCACCGAGCGGCTGCTGTCGTTCCAGGTTGACTACGCGTCGGTGACGCGGCTGCTGGGGTCGTCGCGGACCGGGCGCCTCGGAGTGGCCGGAGTCAACGGCACCGAACACGTATGGGATCTCCTGCCGCGCAACCACAGGTGGTAG
- a CDS encoding cupin domain-containing protein — MDTRRVVTGHDASGKSVFASDEGVSPRKPALLGGYAFTMLWGGDEPPRFPDDGSMPQWHTYFPPVGGFRFSMFTIPPRGSAATAALENLDESAAAEVDEQLPGLLGYMEPEDPGMHTTDTVDFEVVLEGTVVLELDDGATVTLHPGDTVVQNGTRHRWHNGGDTPARLALFVCGAHHAEVSREAPPQGG, encoded by the coding sequence ATGGACACCCGCCGAGTTGTCACCGGACACGATGCGTCCGGAAAGTCCGTGTTCGCCAGCGACGAGGGGGTCTCACCCCGCAAACCCGCCCTGCTCGGCGGTTACGCGTTCACCATGCTGTGGGGTGGCGACGAGCCTCCCCGGTTCCCTGACGACGGGTCGATGCCGCAGTGGCACACCTACTTCCCGCCGGTGGGCGGCTTCCGGTTCTCGATGTTCACCATCCCGCCGCGCGGGTCGGCGGCCACCGCGGCCCTGGAGAACCTCGACGAGAGCGCCGCGGCCGAGGTCGACGAACAGCTGCCCGGGCTGCTGGGCTACATGGAACCCGAGGATCCGGGCATGCACACCACCGACACCGTCGACTTCGAGGTCGTGCTGGAGGGCACCGTGGTGCTCGAACTCGACGACGGCGCGACGGTGACCCTGCACCCGGGAGACACCGTGGTACAGAACGGCACCCGGCACCGGTGGCACAACGGCGGCGACACACCCGCGCGTCTGGCTCTGTTCGTGTGCGGCGCCCACCATGCCGAGGTCAGCCGGGAGGCGCCACCGCAAGGCGGCTGA
- a CDS encoding phosphotransferase family protein: MTELEGLDLAALDRHLREVGVPRSGDLRAELIAGGRSNLTFLVADDASEWVLRRPPLHGLTPSAHDMAREYRVVAALAGTAVPVARAVTMSNDDSVLGAPFQMVERVRGRVVRHAPELAALGDQNTINATVDALIQVLADLHEVDPESVGLGDFGKADGYLERQVRRWGSQWDLVKREDDPADADVRKLHQRLAESVPAQYRAAIVHGDYRIDNTILDEHDPTKVAAVLDWEMSTLGDPLSDAALMCVYRLPVFNAVHDDAAWACDLMPPTEDLAQRYALASGKPLDHWDFYMALGYFKIAIIAAGIAYRARAGGGVAEGTDEVDRAVRPFIAAGLQALS, encoded by the coding sequence GTGACTGAGCTCGAAGGCCTCGATCTTGCCGCCCTGGACCGCCACCTCCGTGAGGTCGGAGTGCCCCGCAGCGGGGATCTGCGCGCCGAGCTCATCGCAGGTGGACGCTCCAATCTGACCTTCCTGGTGGCCGACGACGCGTCCGAATGGGTGCTGCGCAGGCCGCCGCTGCACGGGCTGACGCCGTCGGCGCACGACATGGCCCGCGAGTACCGGGTGGTGGCCGCGCTGGCGGGCACCGCGGTGCCGGTGGCCCGCGCGGTGACGATGAGCAACGACGACTCCGTACTCGGCGCCCCGTTCCAGATGGTCGAGCGGGTCCGTGGCCGGGTGGTTCGCCACGCCCCGGAGCTGGCCGCGCTCGGCGACCAGAACACGATCAACGCCACCGTCGACGCACTGATCCAGGTGCTGGCCGATCTGCACGAAGTGGACCCCGAGTCCGTCGGGCTGGGGGATTTCGGCAAGGCCGACGGCTACCTGGAACGCCAGGTCCGGCGCTGGGGATCGCAGTGGGATCTGGTCAAGCGCGAGGACGACCCCGCCGACGCCGACGTCCGGAAGCTGCACCAGCGGTTGGCGGAGTCCGTGCCCGCGCAGTACCGCGCCGCGATCGTGCACGGCGACTACCGCATCGACAACACGATCCTCGACGAACACGACCCGACGAAGGTCGCCGCGGTGCTGGACTGGGAGATGTCGACACTCGGTGACCCGCTCAGCGATGCGGCGCTGATGTGCGTGTACCGGCTGCCGGTGTTCAACGCCGTGCACGACGACGCCGCGTGGGCGTGCGATCTGATGCCGCCGACCGAGGACCTCGCGCAGCGTTACGCGCTGGCCAGCGGTAAGCCGCTGGACCACTGGGACTTCTACATGGCGCTGGGCTACTTCAAGATCGCGATCATCGCGGCGGGAATCGCCTACCGGGCCCGCGCCGGCGGCGGCGTCGCGGAAGGCACCGACGAGGTCGACCGGGCGGTGCGACCGTTCATCGCGGCCGGGCTGCAAGCCCTTTCCTGA
- a CDS encoding alkyl/aryl-sulfatase, with amino-acid sequence MDSKPPTPAIEAAHRRHAQGLPFADTRDFADADRGFIAAQQPCVITAADGRVVWDNDVYAFLSGDAPPTVHPSLWRQSMLVAKQGLFEVVEGIYQVRGFDLSNITFVEGDTGIIVIDPLVSTEVAAAAMALYRQHRGDREVRAVIYTHSHVDHFGGVLGVTSQADVDAGKVAVLAPEGFTAHAVQENVYAGTAMTRRAGYMYGTVLERGPRGQVGCGLGQTPSTGEVAIIVPTVDIRETGETHTIDGVEIEFQMAPGTEAPAEMHFYFPRFRALCMAENATHNLHNLLTLRGALVRDPHGWAGYLTEAIDTFADRADVVFASHHWPTWGKENIVEFLSLQRDLYAYLHDQTLRQLNQGYTGIEIAENFAMPPALDNAWHARGYYGSVSHNVKAVYQRYMGWFDGNPARLWPHPPEAIGPRYVDAMGGIDRVVELAQKAFGDGDFRWAATLLDHAMFTDENHTGARALYADTLEQLAYGSETATWRNFFLAGATELRDGNFGTPVQANSTAMVGQLTPEQMFDVLAIRVNGPRAWDLDLAIDVTFLDTAVNYRLTLRNGVLVYRKTVADETSAQATIRLASKLRLLTLAAGDNSSPGLEITGDAEVLTSLVSVLDKPDPDFNIVTP; translated from the coding sequence ATGGACAGCAAGCCGCCCACCCCGGCCATCGAGGCCGCCCACCGCCGCCACGCGCAGGGCCTGCCGTTCGCCGACACCCGGGATTTCGCCGACGCCGACCGAGGCTTCATCGCCGCGCAGCAGCCGTGTGTCATCACGGCCGCCGACGGCCGCGTGGTGTGGGACAACGACGTCTACGCGTTCCTGTCCGGCGACGCGCCCCCGACCGTGCACCCGAGCCTGTGGCGGCAGTCGATGCTGGTCGCCAAACAGGGTCTCTTCGAAGTCGTCGAGGGCATCTACCAGGTTCGTGGTTTCGACCTGTCGAACATCACCTTCGTCGAGGGTGACACCGGCATCATCGTGATCGATCCGTTGGTGTCCACCGAGGTCGCGGCCGCAGCGATGGCGCTCTATCGGCAGCACCGGGGCGACCGCGAGGTCAGGGCCGTCATTTACACCCACAGCCACGTCGACCATTTCGGCGGTGTGTTGGGCGTGACATCGCAGGCCGACGTCGACGCGGGCAAGGTCGCGGTGCTGGCGCCGGAGGGCTTCACCGCACATGCGGTGCAGGAGAACGTCTATGCCGGCACCGCGATGACCCGCCGTGCGGGGTACATGTACGGCACGGTGCTCGAGCGCGGTCCGCGGGGCCAGGTCGGCTGTGGGCTCGGGCAGACCCCGTCGACAGGGGAGGTCGCGATCATCGTGCCGACCGTCGACATCCGCGAGACGGGGGAGACCCACACGATCGACGGCGTCGAGATCGAGTTCCAGATGGCCCCCGGCACCGAGGCGCCCGCCGAGATGCACTTCTACTTCCCGCGCTTCCGCGCGCTGTGTATGGCCGAGAACGCCACGCACAACCTGCATAACCTGCTGACGCTGCGCGGTGCGCTGGTGCGCGACCCGCACGGGTGGGCCGGGTACCTGACCGAGGCCATCGACACGTTCGCCGACCGCGCCGACGTCGTGTTCGCATCGCACCACTGGCCCACCTGGGGCAAAGAGAACATCGTCGAATTCCTGTCCCTGCAACGGGATCTGTATGCCTACCTGCATGACCAGACATTGCGCCAGCTCAACCAGGGCTACACCGGTATCGAGATCGCCGAGAACTTCGCGATGCCACCTGCGCTGGACAACGCCTGGCATGCGCGCGGCTACTACGGCTCGGTCAGCCACAACGTCAAGGCTGTCTACCAGCGCTACATGGGTTGGTTCGACGGCAACCCCGCCCGGCTGTGGCCGCATCCGCCGGAGGCGATCGGGCCGCGCTATGTCGACGCGATGGGCGGTATCGACCGCGTCGTCGAGCTCGCGCAGAAGGCGTTCGGAGACGGTGACTTCCGCTGGGCGGCAACCCTTCTCGACCATGCGATGTTCACCGACGAGAACCACACCGGTGCCCGGGCGCTCTACGCCGACACCCTCGAGCAGCTGGCCTACGGCTCGGAGACCGCGACGTGGCGCAATTTCTTCCTGGCCGGGGCGACCGAACTGCGCGACGGGAACTTCGGCACCCCGGTGCAGGCGAACTCGACGGCGATGGTGGGCCAGCTGACCCCGGAGCAGATGTTCGACGTACTGGCGATCAGAGTGAACGGTCCGCGCGCATGGGATCTCGACCTCGCCATCGACGTGACCTTCCTCGACACCGCGGTGAATTACCGCCTGACCCTGCGCAACGGGGTGCTGGTGTACCGCAAGACCGTCGCCGACGAAACCAGCGCGCAGGCCACGATCCGGCTGGCCTCCAAGCTTCGGCTGCTGACGCTGGCCGCGGGGGACAACAGCTCACCCGGTCTGGAGATCACCGGGGACGCCGAGGTCCTCACATCGCTGGTGTCGGTGCTCGACAAACCCGACCCGGACTTCAACATCGTCACGCCCTGA
- a CDS encoding transglutaminase-like domain-containing protein, with translation MDTAGHDVFKPDVFKRDVGAELDVEITDPTTLEFQIAVAPQPGADVSESLSFVFNGKEIPPGEIQEIAGEHGNRIHKLEAPVGNLKVSYSATVLGHADPPPVRDLDLSTYLRPSRYAEADKFFGFAGTEFGDIADSATILEKIAAWVGSRLNYVPGSSDPIDGAADTLLAGSGVCRDYAHLVIAMLRAVNVPARLVSVYAPGCQPMDFHAVAEAYVDGQWRVVDATLLAPRQSLVRIATGRDAADTAWLDNHKGQITVNNMEVFATVDGDLPRDSLDQLVSIR, from the coding sequence GTGGACACCGCCGGCCACGACGTGTTCAAACCCGATGTCTTCAAACGCGATGTCGGCGCCGAACTCGACGTCGAGATCACCGATCCGACCACGTTGGAGTTCCAGATCGCCGTCGCGCCGCAACCCGGCGCCGACGTGTCCGAATCGCTGTCGTTCGTGTTCAACGGCAAGGAGATTCCGCCCGGCGAGATTCAGGAGATCGCCGGTGAGCACGGCAACCGCATCCACAAGCTCGAAGCCCCGGTCGGGAACCTGAAGGTCAGCTACTCGGCGACGGTCCTCGGGCACGCCGATCCGCCGCCGGTGCGCGACCTGGACCTGTCCACCTATCTGCGGCCCAGCCGGTATGCCGAGGCGGACAAGTTCTTCGGCTTCGCGGGCACCGAGTTCGGGGACATCGCCGATTCGGCGACGATCCTGGAGAAGATCGCGGCCTGGGTCGGGTCGCGGCTGAACTACGTTCCCGGCTCCAGCGATCCGATCGACGGCGCCGCCGACACGCTGCTGGCCGGCTCCGGTGTGTGCCGTGACTACGCGCACCTGGTCATCGCGATGTTGCGGGCGGTCAACGTGCCCGCCCGACTGGTTTCGGTGTACGCGCCGGGTTGCCAGCCGATGGACTTCCACGCCGTCGCGGAGGCCTACGTCGACGGGCAGTGGCGGGTCGTGGACGCGACGTTACTGGCGCCGCGACAGTCATTGGTGCGCATCGCCACCGGCCGCGATGCGGCGGACACCGCGTGGCTGGACAACCACAAGGGCCAGATCACGGTCAACAA
- a CDS encoding SDR family NAD(P)-dependent oxidoreductase — translation MTGFADQLFDLTDRVVLITGGSRGLGREMAFAAARCGADVIIASRKYDACVSTAEQITAETGRAAFPYQVHVGHWDELDGLVDASYERFGKVDVLVNNAGMSPLYDSLSSVTEKLFDAVVNLNLKGPFRLSALIGERMKAAGSGAIINVSTHGSLRPQPSFIPYAASKAGLNAMTEGLALAFGPEVRVNTLMPGPFLTDISDAWNFEGTDNPFRHSALQRAGRPDEIVGAALFLMSDASSFTTGSILRADGGG, via the coding sequence ATGACCGGATTCGCCGACCAGCTGTTCGACCTGACGGACCGGGTGGTGCTGATCACCGGCGGCAGCCGCGGGCTGGGGCGGGAGATGGCGTTCGCGGCAGCACGCTGCGGCGCCGACGTGATCATCGCCAGCCGCAAGTACGACGCGTGCGTGTCGACCGCCGAGCAGATCACCGCGGAGACCGGCCGGGCCGCGTTCCCGTACCAGGTGCACGTCGGACACTGGGACGAGCTCGACGGCCTGGTGGACGCCTCCTATGAGCGGTTCGGCAAGGTCGACGTGCTGGTCAACAACGCAGGCATGTCGCCGCTGTACGACTCGCTGTCGTCGGTCACCGAGAAGCTGTTCGATGCGGTGGTGAACCTGAACTTGAAGGGGCCGTTCCGCCTGTCGGCGCTGATCGGGGAACGGATGAAAGCCGCGGGCAGCGGCGCGATCATCAACGTCAGCACCCACGGGTCACTGCGCCCGCAACCGTCGTTCATCCCGTACGCCGCGTCGAAGGCCGGCCTGAACGCGATGACCGAGGGACTGGCTTTGGCGTTCGGACCCGAGGTCCGCGTCAACACGCTGATGCCCGGACCGTTCCTGACCGACATCAGCGACGCGTGGAACTTCGAGGGCACCGATAACCCGTTCCGCCACAGTGCGCTGCAGCGCGCCGGCCGGCCCGACGAGATCGTCGGCGCCGCACTGTTTCTGATGTCGGACGCGTCGAGCTTCACCACCGGCTCGATCCTGCGCGCCGACGGCGGCGGCTAG